DNA sequence from the Plodia interpunctella isolate USDA-ARS_2022_Savannah chromosome 12, ilPloInte3.2, whole genome shotgun sequence genome:
AGCAAGGTAAAACAAAAGATAGAATGTATCAAGAACCATATGGCTAAAAGAAAGGTACCTATCTGAACAGAACCAGGAAAAGTGAATAAAATAggtttagaatataataaataaataaataaataaataaatatattaggacaaatcacacagattgagctagccccaaagtaagttcgagacttgtgttatgggatgctgactcaacgatactatattttataacaaatacatatatagataaacatccaagacccgggccaatcagaaaaagatcattttccatcatgacccgaccggggttcgaacccgggacctctcggttcagtggcaagaaccttaccactgcgccaccgaataatgatgatgatataacTCTGTGTattcattgttaatttttttcaattccagCGATGAGTTACCAGTGCAGCTTCAACTGCCACGCGCGCTTCGAGAAGCCAAGAGTCGACAGCAGCTTAGTTCTCTCACGTTACTCGGTCAAGAATTTTGGGGTTACCCTATGGCGAACCCAAAGAATAATCCCAATAATTTGTTGTCACCGTGTCAGCTAGCAAACGGAGTGGTTCCCATGGCTGTCACTCCATCGGATACTGGATCTAGTCTTAGCAGTTTTAATGCCAGTAAGTATTGAtagtggtatttttttattaatatgctAACATTGTGGATAAGTACTTTTCCGCGTCATGTATCTTGTGTTATAAACTCGTTTAATTTAActctgatgaaataaaagaaaagtaaatGAAATAGTGTTGGAACTGAGCTCGTATTACTTACAGGTACAGGAACGAATACAAGAGAACGTGTACTTAGCCcagacaaagacaaaaacgTAGTTCTAAAGATGTCACCAATCGACACGTCAGGGTCCCCACCGAGTCAAAGTCAAAACTTTAGCACGTTCAAAGGAAGAACCCCACCATCCCCACCAGCGAAACCCAGTGGCTCTTTCATTAGAGCACCACGGCCAACCCCACCAAACACTTTGAACCTAATGTCCAGTACCGtaagtttatttctaaataattgcTACAGCTTGGcgttgtttaataaattatgataattttaatcaccTGTTTTCAGGCTCATATAACACAGCCCCACACTTTCCCAACGACCACACAACATTCTCCCACCTCAAACCACGTCAAAactacaccaccaccgcctcCGCCTAGATGGGCTAAACCGCCTATCACAAAACCTTCCCTATCTCCAAAATCAGAAGCTCAAGCTTTCAGTCCAATTAACAAGGCTTCACAGAATGGAAACATAACCGTCACGACAACAGTTACGTTCTGTGTCAATAACACGCAAATACACAACCATCAAATAAATGAAAGCATCCAAAGTGACCGACTGCAACTAACGCTTGCGTCTAATACCATCAACAATAACAGCACAGACTCGGTGTTCAATATAACGGACTCCGGGAAGTCCTTCCCAGATCCTGATGGAGAACAGGTAAGATAATGCCAATGTTGCATGGCGAGTTTGCTCTTCGCATGATTTGTGGTCGTTCTGCTTGTCAATGTTTCTAACCTGTTactaattaatgtatattgtgAGTCACGATTATGTTAACTGACCGAAACTTATTCCTGTTCCTGTGTAGAATATGATGCATCGTATGTCACCTGAAGGAGAGTGCATTAACGCAATGACAGCTAGCTTGCACGGGAGTTTCAAAAGACAAATGGAGCAGGCAAATACCAACGAACCAGAATCACCAGCGGAACCACAATCTCAAACGAATACCTCTGAATCTGTCGATCCAATCGTTAACAGTTACACAAAGTCTAGTAATAGTTTCGCTCCAAATCACATGGTTTCACCCAACGGAACCAATTCTGTCACCAGTGGCATTTTTTCTCCTACCAGCCAAATCAACTCGCCCGTGTCTAATGATACAATATCTTCTAAAAGCGGTGTCTTTTCACCAATCAGTCAAACGAATAAAAGCGAAATCTTTTCTCCTTTATCTCGAAGTTCCCCAGTGTctagtaaaaatgtattttctccCACTTCTAATCACTCCATTGTTTCCCCAATGTTGGGTAAAGATCGGGAAAAAGTTTTATCTCCCAATTCATATACGACAAGCACTACACCATCTGGTAGATCGAGGAGGAGTAGACACTCCCTGAGAAAGGAGTCCAGACATTATCAGGTAGGGGAGGTAACTTATATGTATGAATACTATTTGTTATGCAAATAtttgtcatattattattatcatagttATCACTAACTAACAGCACGATATTCAcggtgtaaaatatttaactgaaattgattttaaatatctgtaaattgtttttaaaattattattttttatcatcaactatatttttctaaaacgTGCAtcctttcaaaataaaatttcaggaATCAGATATTCTAGAATCTCCAGGCGTGTATTACAGAAGTTCGTTGATGGATAAAGTGTCAGATTACGAAGATATTTGGGGACCAGAAAGCAACAATTGCTCGACATTTAAACCTTTAAAGTCTGAGaacgataataatattaataatggttTTATGAAAAGTAAAAGACCAGATCTTCTGCCGGACACACTacgtaagtattaaaaaaatagcattcAATTGAATgccaattatttttgttgattaaataataatcaataaaaattgtttattcattacagcGAAATTGAATGCAGCTAAAAGTACTCAATCTATGCtagaaaaggaaaatattcaCATACTTAATTCAACGGAaagtttgaatgaaaaaaagaaCTTTTCAGATAGCTCTTTGAAGAAGAGTTTCAATGGGTCTAATGAGATTATAGCCACGACGAATAGCAAGGGGGACATTGTACCAAAAAGGCCGGATAAACTTAACATAGTAATAAACATGAATAAGAAATTAACCGAAGAGATCGAGGCAGCTTTAAAGAATAGGGAAAGAGAAAATTGTAGTGCTGAGAGTATGGAGACTGTAAAATTGGAAGATTGTGTTAAGGATCCAATTGAAGATGATTCGGATAAAGATAATGCTGGAAGTCCGTTTTATGCCGATCCTGTAGATGCAATTAATGAAGTAAGTTATGTTACCTACCAGAATGGTTTCGTAGTATATGTGtattaaattacatcaaaaaaaaaatcctactaatattataattaagaaaatatatatgtatgtgtaggATATTTGTTAAATCTTTCACAttcgttatgaaatttgatacacgagtagaatataacccataggatactttttatcccgaaattcccacgaagTCTAGTATATAAATGTGACCGAAAGTAATTTTGCACTTTGACTACTAGTCAAGTAAGTGGAGTAGTCGATTCCCACAAAAATCTTGTAGAGACAATATCAGTGGTACCAAAATggataataacaaaaatataatcaaaatttataataataaatatattaatgaaagtgaaacaaatataaagaaaGCATTATCTAGGAGCATCTCAAGGCGcagtatgtacctacatttgtaattaacttttttctatttttatcgtTCCAGGCGGCGTTGCCTCCAGTGCAAAGACGAAAGCTGATCAGAGTTGGTGTAAACCTCGCCCAGAGGTACTCCGAACCTCCACAGAACCATCCCTACTACCCGCTGAGAGACATGCACAGTATTGAGGAGCTGTCTCGTAAGTATTCATCAATtcaaaacaacaaattattaGACCTAGTCTATTTAGAGTGTCCTATAGAATGATGTCTGTTTATGGTGATTGCACTGACTTAGTAGTTATTTCCTTGATTATATTAAGAAGTTAATGGTTATAGCAGCTGATAATAAGTCATAAAAGCTTTCATTTATTATCTACGAACTAACGAACCTATAATAATTAGACATCAATTATTTAATCATCAATATACGCTCGATCATTAGAAACCGACCACTGCTCAGGCATATTGATATTCAATTGTTGACTTATTAGATTCGATAGCAAAACCCGTAATGCCAGCTTTGgggttatttatatattattttcaaggagcaacataatatataaatagatataaataatgtgcGATGACTTCGCATTCCAGCTTCATCACCAAACACGTCATCCTCAGTGGACAACCTAGTCTCCCTCCGCAACAAGCCGAAGGTGAAGCCTGTGCAGCCCCCGAGAGTCGCAGCCAAGCCCCCCACAGGCAAGGAACAGACTTGGACCGTTGACTCCAGTTGGGAGTTCATAAGTCAGTGCTCATAAGTCAAAAATCTAAATTGGGTCCGCTTTGTTGGCACGCCCTTTGGGTTTAAGTTTATAGTTTAAGTTTATAGTTTGGTTGGTTTGGAAATCGTttcgtattttaaaaaatatcaattttttattattattatacagaaACATCgctacaaaatcaaaaatcaccATCATTATACCTTTTTCTTCTCAATTAACTaccaaatcaatatatttccTTGATAACGATTTCACAAGCCAGCCCAACTCAGGTTAAAGAGCataagaaaaattttatttattggttttggctttaaaaaacttttttttttgtagtctgGGTATCAAAGTAGTTtggtttttttcattttatgagCACATTTACTTGCTTGCACCATTTTAAGATTATATTCTAGTATATAAACTTTGTATATTATAGGTACACCAATGTTGTATACATATCATTTGTATACATACCAATGAATTAAGGATGATAGCCATTAAGCCTTCCTATAAATGTAACTATCAATGTGATTgatatatatcaaaaaagCAACAATTTTCATGGATCCATTCGACAAATGAATTTTCACCATTCTAATAGGTTATAAACGAACACTTGTAATTCATATTTCACTACACTGTAGAAATGTAtcaattcttatttattcgACGTAGTAACTGATAGTAGAATTGATTTATCTCACGCTGTTATCGGCAAatatctctctgacgacaataaaagtttgcgtaatataaatatcatttttgataaacgaaaaacatattttacagaCAAAAGCGACGAATGTGCAAACAGTGAAAGTGGAACATTCCCGTCGCTGGCGGAACAAGAGAGCAGACTGAGCGGCGTCGACGACGGAGCCCAGCATCTGACGGTGCACCAGGTTGTGGCACAgaggtacataatatttccATTGAttcttattttgaaattcctgttttttaaatttcgttttcgtttttattaaatttgtgaatGCCAGTATTTCATGCTGGTCTGGaagcaaaaaagaaaaatagattGTCGCAGATGTTTCTCCAAATAGTTAATCAAGGGAAAGGACTATAAACTGGTAATAGCAAAACTTATGAATATTTAGTCTCATTTCCACTACTAAACGTGACCTACGAAATTCCCATCTCTGTGGGCTCTATTGACGTTTTACCCGTGTTCTCACCACTCCCTTCCAAAGTACCTAATACAGATTTCATTTGGACTGAAAAACCATGTGAActattatgaattatttatattattttaaactattataatgttatgaaCTTTTGGTTAGTGTGCATTAGCAACTAACATAATCAACTTTTACGTACTTTACAACAATTTACTGttgctattatttattttattgtataataatataagatattatttattagttttttgcCGACTTATAGtcaattgtataattttctagATTCCCCGAGCTAAGACTGAATTCGGAGCCACTGGCGCTTCCAGAAGAAGTGCGGTCGCCCCCCAGAGCGTCATGCTACGACAATGTTCACGATCTCAGACCTTTGTCGGAACAGGCAAGTATTTTTCCTTACCTGTTCCATTCCGTCGatgagaattttgaaaaatctggCACACCAGTTGTTAGCATAGATATTATAAGTCATCGAAGTATTTCGAAATAATCATTAAATCCTTTATCGGATATTTAACGTTCGTTTACATAACGTCCTCTCCaataatttcgaaattagATTTTCCTATACAAgtgttatttgaataattaatgatCAGACAATCTcgtgataatataaattatcctGTCAGCTGTCAAAATCAAACGATTGTGATGTTCACCTAGCTGGCTGGACCTCATGTTCTAATACAATCGATACATAAAAATCGCCAATAGGTActctttagttatttttaagattttccCTAATAtgatgagaaaatattttgtaaattgtaatttatattggtTTACAGGCGAGCGATGATGGCACCGTGTTTTCGGAGCCATGGGATAGTTCTCAGTGGGATGGCCTCATACCGCCATCTAATCGGCAGCAGACTTACGAACCGGTTAGTTCACGatacaaaacattataatcataataatatatacctttagataagaaaaaaatacatttcagcTACAGAAacagtttaattattattttcgtttcCCAAAATGTTTACGAAAACCAGAGAGAGAgaagatttgtttattttagtacttagacctagttttaagtaaattgacgtcaagttgaataaatattttcaacaagGTTTGATTTTTaagcgaaaaaaatattatcaaacatttatttcaattataacaGGAGGAGCCGTTAGAATGGGAGTCCCCGATCCCCAGACGCGGTCCTGCCGCTGCGACGCGCGCCAAAAGTTTTAGGGACCGCTTGGACCCTCTACTAGGTAAGATTTCAATGAATAaatcaagttttttattttttctgcctttaaactatatatataaccttACCCTAACACGTTAcaacaattttgaatatgaaatGACAATGGACAATAAAACCAGTCAAGTGGGTACTTGAACTCGAGCAGcgaattgttttttaaagtacttacatatatgGTTTTAGGTTTTTTCCTTTATCCGTATTGTAATATCCATGCGAGTAGAAGTCACAAGTCTAACTCAATAGTGCTTCATAAAATCTTCGAATTTTTTAACGccatcaaattatttaatcttgAATATTTTGCTGTGCAAAAAATTGTTCAGGAAACAGAGTATGAGATTATCTCTACTCTCACTTTTGTATATTGGAGTTATCTGCAGCTAATCTCGCTGTCAAGCGGCATGTGTTGACTGCATGTTTTATGTAAACACCATTTACATACCCGGCGCTACGTAAGTCTAAcgattgttaaataaatataggtacggAGGCATGTTTACTTTTGTTAGATgaaataatatcttttattgCGACACCTTGATATAATTGCtcaaattaataagaataacAATGATGGTgtgatgattttttaaattttcttggATTGACAAACcaaaaaagagaaataaaataaataaattacacagaCCAATTTCCTGTGacctaaaaatatacacaatagataatacatagtaatatgtaatatgtaatataggTAAGAAATGAAACGAACATCCTTTATAGTACAGGAAAAAGTGGGGAAGaaacttaggtaggtacttagctTAAAACCGACAAAGATGGGTTTATGCCCAATATCtattttcccagtttcttcccaaaatGTTTGACGCTACCGAACTAATAAAAAGGTTGGCGCTTTTTGTAATGAGTTGGGATAATACTGGACATTGAGAAAGTCGATTGTCAAATAACAttgtctttgttaattttcatcaattatgtctatgaataatattatattatcatttactGCGACCCTTACCTAAATAACCGGCCCTACACTATTCCGGGAAGCGATATCAATATAACGCCCCAAATGCCAATAGAACACAGacaattatcattataattaatatttaacacaatGAGAGCACGGCGTAATACGTTATCTGtgcaaatgtaaataattaatttattacgagGGTCAAAGGTCCTTAAGGTTGCGCGTGCCGCGAAATTGTTAGTCATATTCCGGCGTGTTTTACGATACAGTCGATCTCTGTCTTCTGATTGGTGCGTGTGAATGCGAAACTACAGATTTAAATCATTCGTGCACGCGGGGCGGAACCGCAGAGCTATCGGACATGAGGTGGTtcaaaaagttgttcagaGGAAGGTCCGCGAAGCCGTCGGAAACACCTGGACCTAATCAGTGGAAGAAAACCTTGCATGGAAAAGCTGAAGAGGATAAATCTGGAGACTGGGCTTTGGAGAAGCCTGGACCGAGCCAAGATTGGACGAAGAAACTGAAGCATTCTGGAGCTAAATCTCCACCGGAGGAAGAGCTGTATGCGTTGACTACAGTGAGAAATTTTCATGGTGATAATTTAGAAACATTCGTGCTGGAGAGTGACTGGGTGTTTCTTACGAAAGAGCAACTAATGGAGCCGAAATTCCAACAAAATTTGGCTAAAGCCGACGCACTGAAGGCTTTGTGTGCTAAATTGGCAAAAACTAGATACAGAATAGAATCTACAGTTGAAGCAAAATCACCTTATTGTCACTGCGACCAATTACGACATGAGAAACGAAAAGAAATGAGTCCTTTTCAGAAGCTAGCTAGTGTTATATCAAAGTTGTGGAAGTGTTTGTGCAAACTATGGACTTGTGAGCGGGAAAAAGAAAAGGAAACACCTAAAGAGTTGATGTTTCAGGCGTCGAATTTTACAGAGAGTTATCTATGTAGGTAATATTGTGCACATTTTTAATTCTGGACAAATTTTGACACtttcattatcatttaacttataaagaaaataggtTTTAAACTTCGATATATTACCACGTCCCTCATCGAATACAGAAAGCAACGCCTGCGAAATATTACAGCACTAGTGTTTGATAGAAGTTTTTTGTCGTCAAATCTAAAAGTTTCACATGAGACACAAGTGCATTGATCGCGTGTATCATATACTAttaacacaaatataaaatgcacAAGGAGACCACGATTAatgaagtaattaattattgtattaaaatacacAGAGAAGAAATTGCGCAAGGTTTTATTTAGACCaaagtaatttattgtgaGGTACATAATTGCGTAAATAAACCTTAAGCAAATTTTAAACCTTGTAAATAATGCAACAAATTAATCGAGTCAGTAGCACAGCATTCATAAAGTTATCTACATTCATTGCAAATAGGTTTACgttgttagcaataacacgctCAATAAGATGAAGATTGcaaatcctattaatattataaatgtaaaagtttgtgaggatttatgtatgtttgttaatctttcacgcgaaatctattggaatgattgttatgaaatttggtactcgggtagaatataacacatggggtacttttaattccgaaattcccacgggagcgaagccccggtgcGCAGCTAGTTGGATATAAAGGACGTCTGTTATCTTGCACATGTTGATTTGATAACAATTGAAACAATGAAATTACTCATTCCTTTGTACAATGTGTTACTAGTATTACGTTATCAATGATTGAATTTTGTAATGTACTGCgtgaaattgatttttgtaatattatcgTTATCTGAAATTATCAACATTTTTCACTTCTTATTACTGCAACTGGTTTCAAAAAGTAACTCTAACGGAGTCTATAtggcagatttttttttaaagaaaaaatatcaatgtaCGTCAAAACTGCCAAAGTTTAGTTTTGCAAACTATTTGCCGATAGTGTATGGCCAGCATTAGAAAATTCGTTTCATGTTCGAGGCCTCAAAATTTTCctggaaatttattttatttttattttcagctgCAGGCAGAGTACGAGCGCTCCGCGGGGGCCGGACGGGGCGCGGGGCCGGAGCGGCGGTGCGCGCGTATGCGCTGCATTTGGCGCACGACAAAAGCACCACTTTTGCTCAgaatatagataattttatcgcgTGCACGCTGGACTCGAAAGAGACTTGCCCACAggtaaaaagttaatttcatgttttgcatgcaaagatatttttaatttacgagCTCTccatgaatatataaatatttttgtttatttatatgtactaaTTTATGCAGACGATATTGATCATCTACATAATATACGGTCTGATGATTAAGCCAGGTGTTTCATTCCAGGTGATGATGCGCAATATGAGGCAGTTCATGTCAGGCATGAAGAACTACCTCGTGAAGCACGGCGAGCGGGAGTTTGAGAAGGAAGTTGAGAAGGAGAGGCTTAAGGTAAGAGCTTGTTACATacgattaaataatacatacgattaaataaataaataaatatttatttaaataagacaaatcacacagtttgagctagccccaacgtaagttcgagacttttgttatgggatactaactaaacgataatatattttataacaaatacatatataagttgataaacatccaagacccgggctactggggtattatttaatctgtgcccGGGCCaaccagaaaaagatcattttccatcatgacccgacggGGGTtcgaacacgggacctctcggttcagaggcaagtaagtactttaccagtgcgccaccgaggtcgtcaattattattgtattgattGTATTAATAGCGGTCGTGGTGCAATGGTTAAGCCCGTCAACCGTAATGTCCTaaattcgaatcctacttgttcCACGTGGGTTTGTAcaacaatctgactcatgtatagttatTATCGACCACCAATttcttccggcgaaggaaaacatcgcgagggaACCTACCTGTACGTAGTTTTTTTACCTGTACGTACCTTATcatctagtgtgtgaaatggaacaGACAATAGTAAACCACTCCGTTAAATCGTCAAgaaatgtgtttcattcctCTTAATGACTGTGACCCTCTGCTATAAGCAATACGACTGGAAGGTAGGTCACATTGTTCACTTTTGTCCGTTTggcaagttttaaattaaactacaaTTATTTTCCAGTTAAAACCAACGGAATTCCTGAACCTGGACGCGATCTTAGAAGGCGTGATGCATCGGTTAGTAGTTCGCCCGTTGAGAGCTCGGCTGTATACTCAGCTGGCGAGCTGGCACGCGTCCGACGTGAGGCGATTGCATTCTGCTATCGAGAGGGCCCAACACGCTACGCCTTTGCAGCTTGGTGTTAAGGTAAACTCATCATCATAAACCATAATTattgtcataataaattaaaattcgtgTCACCAAATCATTTTTGTTATCCTCGTAAATCTGAACATAATCGAGGTCCTCTACCTTATCCTTTGGTGTATTTTTCTTCCCTCTTCAAACTAaactttgtgaggatgtatgtttgttcctctttcacgcaaaataccACCacgtaattgtattttttatcactaaattctcacgggagcgaagccctgagGTACAGCtagtatttcataaagttgtcCTATGTGGCCCAACATCTTTCCTCTtcttgaaacaaaaacaacgtTACCCAACATAACAGAAATATCTTATGCTTTGTGTAATGTTCTTTTGTTGTTTAGTTCTAGTACATCctcattagttttattttccgtCTTTTGAATTATTGGATCCCATATGTAGTTGGAAATAAACGGACGGAAAATGAAACTGTTTTCTCTCTTTTCGCAGGAAACAACAAAGATCCCATCCGCGGCGGTGTTGGCTGTGATCTCAAAGCATTTCCTGAAGATGCAAGAAGCCGACTCGCCGCTGGACAAACTCGAGAATCTTCTAGCGGCCATATCTGTTATGTTTAATGCTGTaagttgtttgtatttttcatgttgttttatatttttgtttgtatgtggACTGCAGTGTTTTCTTGGCATTGGGCAATATTTGACTACactagaataaaattttagctaTTTTAGCTCTTCCACATACACAATATTCTGTTATCTATAGCAGCGAGTTCAAAATCTTTGAAGTTGTCGCCATGACCGAAATCGATCGGACATCATCATTCTACTATATTCAGCATTACTTACAACTGAGTTTATAACTCAATCCCGATCATGTAACTGAAAATTAACCTTATTTCCCCCCTCCAATAAGGCTGCACTCTATTGCTGAGTTAACGTAGACTGAGTGATTTCAATATCCCTGAACacataacaataaatctataatacCAACACAGATCCGGGGCGAGAGAGCACTTGGTGCCGACGACCTCCTTCCAGTCCTCGCGTGGACAGTCGCACGGTGTAGACTGGTCTGCGCGGAGCTGGAGGCGGAGCTGATGGCCGGCCTCCTCCCCGCAGCCGTGCTGGCAGGGGAGGGGGGGTACTATCTCACCGCGCTGTTCTCCGCTGTGGCTGTTTTGAAGAGACTGGCGCCCGACCCTGAACCGGACAGTTCTACTCCTGTAAGTAtctaggtatttattattatttagctcTCCAATGTATATTGAGAGCAAAGTACAGATACCTTACTAAGTAGCTGATGTAAACATAGTACAaacatcattaaatatttgaatttcttttttataaaaaatattgacaatgaGTTGACTAGGCATATGAGTTAGCAAGATGTTGTGTAGTAGTTGTTGGTAGTGTCACAGTGTGGTGTTTTGTTGTGTCGCTGTAAACGAATCTATTGCCAAATATATGCGTTTGAGGCTAGCTAAGGATATGATTCACGTCGTTCttaacatattttcaataaatcgcCAAATGTTCTCATAGAAGAGCCTAACACTTCAAACCTGTTCAACATAATTtgcagatatattttttaatggaagCATTCGTTGCAAGAATATGTAACAAAACTCATCTAATGATGAAACTCTACGGCaaaaaaccttattttttaaaacttgatAGCAGTGGCGTCGTGGTTCCCTCGAGGGTTGCAGTGGCGGTGTTGCCGTCGTCCGCGTAGCCTTGCCCGATGAATGCCGGGGCTCTATCAGACGAGTGGCGCTCCCGTGCAGGCCCGGGGCAAGAGCTA
Encoded proteins:
- the spri gene encoding protein sprint isoform X1 — encoded protein: MSIDQASPLVPIKPQVALQNSAFIKNSHNRSSFCGVSQSPNGNTFKTFAVNRKSWSGNVTLPLQQFTPELEAPQLATFRSGTGTFPRNRERNNNSASNGILTPNGNSVQTFRGNELRRSGCANGRRYAEIGNWSKRNATFLEPHLQGVGRRDSRSSESDHDERSTEDDERSLIRSSPRTRLPPPPPPPPDDEPPPLKPREFFERLQSQAMREAQDRKRKDVPLKEHLFRPVDHDGSLGDSLSQSRESLSSDGEGARGDCSSVDSSGSGFEEQPPCDIGILERLIRTHPVWFLPGIQRAGAFHLLQGKEEGNFVVRQSSQPDTMAISVRLPADKGPYIEHYLIQASDGRIGLETSHNRFDNIPELIAHYSQCCDELPVQLQLPRALREAKSRQQLSSLTLLGQEFWGYPMANPKNNPNNLLSPCQLANGVVPMAVTPSDTGSSLSSFNASTGTNTRERVLSPDKDKNVVLKMSPIDTSGSPPSQSQNFSTFKGRTPPSPPAKPSGSFIRAPRPTPPNTLNLMSSTAHITQPHTFPTTTQHSPTSNHVKTTPPPPPPRWAKPPITKPSLSPKSEAQAFSPINKASQNGNITVTTTVTFCVNNTQIHNHQINESIQSDRLQLTLASNTINNNSTDSVFNITDSGKSFPDPDGEQNMMHRMSPEGECINAMTASLHGSFKRQMEQANTNEPESPAEPQSQTNTSESVDPIVNSYTKSSNSFAPNHMVSPNGTNSVTSGIFSPTSQINSPVSNDTISSKSGVFSPISQTNKSEIFSPLSRSSPVSSKNVFSPTSNHSIVSPMLGKDREKVLSPNSYTTSTTPSGRSRRSRHSLRKESRHYQESDILESPGVYYRSSLMDKVSDYEDIWGPESNNCSTFKPLKSENDNNINNGFMKSKRPDLLPDTLPKLNAAKSTQSMLEKENIHILNSTESLNEKKNFSDSSLKKSFNGSNEIIATTNSKGDIVPKRPDKLNIVINMNKKLTEEIEAALKNRERENCSAESMETVKLEDCVKDPIEDDSDKDNAGSPFYADPVDAINEAALPPVQRRKLIRVGVNLAQRYSEPPQNHPYYPLRDMHSIEELSPSSPNTSSSVDNLVSLRNKPKVKPVQPPRVAAKPPTGKEQTWTVDSSWEFINKSDECANSESGTFPSLAEQESRLSGVDDGAQHLTVHQVVAQRFPELRLNSEPLALPEEVRSPPRASCYDNVHDLRPLSEQASDDGTVFSEPWDSSQWDGLIPPSNRQQTYEPEEPLEWESPIPRRGPAAATRAKSFRDRLDPLLAAGRVRALRGGRTGRGAGAAVRAYALHLAHDKSTTFAQNIDNFIACTLDSKETCPQVMMRNMRQFMSGMKNYLVKHGEREFEKEVEKERLKLKPTEFLNLDAILEGVMHRLVVRPLRARLYTQLASWHASDVRRLHSAIERAQHATPLQLGVKETTKIPSAAVLAVISKHFLKMQEADSPLDKLENLLAAISVMFNAIRGERALGADDLLPVLAWTVARCRLVCAELEAELMAGLLPAAVLAGEGGYYLTALFSAVAVLKRLAPDPEPDSSTPQWRRGSLEGCSGGVAVVRVALPDECRGSIRRVALPCRPGARARDLCRALAHAAAITNPQDYALFALHDGQETMLNENDCPQEVMSEKSGQNFILAYKRIDAKIAWPQQALLSYP